A window of Chloroflexota bacterium contains these coding sequences:
- a CDS encoding YceI family protein, which translates to MRGGLVRWLVVAALLGVVVAGVAYLLVFITGGAGEASEPISAPQLSLPAATATPEPPAPTATAAPTPAATEDPTPVAMSDPEPTATAAPEPTATPAPTPAATAAPTPTAAPAATATAAATEAPADDVPTGAVLYRIVPEESEVRFEIDEILRGAPTLVVGTTNQVAGDFIIDFADLAASQLGPVRINVRTLRTDEERRDRAIRSRILESASDQYEFTTFEPVRLEGLPGSLELGQTVPFQIVGNLAIRDITREVVFDAELTVVSPDRVEGIAVTTILRGDYSLTIPNVPFVASVDEDVLLGISFVAVAVSE; encoded by the coding sequence ATGCGCGGAGGACTCGTGCGGTGGCTGGTCGTCGCCGCCCTGCTTGGCGTGGTCGTCGCCGGCGTGGCCTACCTGCTGGTCTTCATCACCGGCGGCGCCGGCGAGGCGAGCGAGCCCATCAGCGCTCCACAGCTGTCGTTGCCCGCAGCGACCGCGACCCCCGAGCCGCCTGCCCCAACAGCAACCGCCGCCCCAACGCCAGCCGCGACGGAAGACCCGACGCCGGTGGCGATGTCGGACCCCGAGCCGACGGCAACGGCCGCCCCCGAGCCAACCGCGACCCCGGCGCCGACGCCTGCCGCGACGGCAGCCCCGACGCCGACTGCGGCCCCCGCGGCCACCGCAACCGCCGCCGCTACTGAAGCGCCCGCCGATGACGTCCCGACGGGGGCCGTGCTCTATCGCATCGTGCCGGAGGAATCGGAGGTCCGGTTCGAGATCGACGAGATCCTGCGCGGTGCGCCCACGCTGGTCGTTGGTACCACCAATCAGGTAGCCGGCGATTTCATCATCGACTTCGCCGATCTCGCGGCCTCGCAGCTCGGCCCGGTGCGCATCAACGTGCGCACCCTGCGCACGGATGAGGAGCGGCGCGACCGCGCCATTCGCTCGCGGATTCTGGAATCGGCCAGCGATCAGTACGAGTTCACCACGTTTGAGCCCGTGAGGCTGGAGGGGCTTCCTGGGTCGCTTGAGCTGGGACAGACCGTGCCGTTCCAAATCGTCGGGAATCTGGCCATTCGCGACATCACGCGCGAGGTTGTCTTCGACGCCGAGCTGACCGTGGTGTCGCCGGACCGGGTCGAGGGCATAGCGGTGACGACCATCCTGCGTGGGGACTACAGCCTGACCATTCCCAACGTGCCCTTCGTCGCCTCCGTCGACGAGGACGTGCTTTTGGGTATCAGCTTCGTGGCGGTGGCGGTCAGCGAGTAA
- a CDS encoding acetamidase/formamidase family protein: MAHHEFEPTTYHNTFGWHAPPLTVQPGDSVRTSTVDARGGDRHGNTVANRGNPQSGPFAVAGAEPGDTLVVTLDKVRITRSWGFSSSALAANVLEFDDVPDFSDEADRSFWDIDQEVGTVRLQAPERVPAGEPTPARNRIHDVALPLQTMIGCVAVAPPGRQHISTATSGPFGGNMDYNGVVEGLRLYFPVFAPGGLFHTGDGHALQGDGEMDGTGVEVPLDVTFTLDLIKGKTIEWPRFESDTHLMTAGNLRPLDQAVQHATSEMVRWLEVDYGLTTREAHLLLGRMVEYDLGNMFDPAYTMICKLRKDVLREVAGR, from the coding sequence ATGGCGCATCACGAGTTCGAGCCCACGACCTATCACAACACCTTTGGCTGGCATGCGCCGCCGCTGACGGTCCAGCCTGGCGACAGCGTGCGCACCAGCACCGTCGACGCCCGGGGCGGGGACCGGCATGGGAACACCGTCGCCAATCGCGGAAACCCACAGTCTGGGCCGTTTGCGGTCGCCGGCGCGGAGCCGGGAGACACGCTGGTGGTCACACTCGACAAGGTGCGTATCACGCGGTCCTGGGGCTTCAGCTCGTCGGCGCTTGCGGCCAACGTGCTCGAGTTCGATGACGTGCCCGATTTCAGCGACGAGGCCGACCGATCCTTCTGGGACATCGACCAGGAGGTCGGCACCGTCAGGCTCCAGGCGCCCGAGCGCGTGCCGGCCGGAGAGCCCACGCCGGCGCGGAACCGGATCCACGACGTGGCGCTGCCGCTGCAAACCATGATCGGCTGCGTGGCGGTGGCGCCGCCCGGTCGGCAGCACATATCGACCGCCACCTCCGGGCCCTTCGGCGGCAACATGGACTACAACGGCGTGGTCGAAGGGCTGCGGCTCTACTTTCCGGTGTTTGCGCCCGGCGGACTCTTCCACACGGGCGACGGCCACGCTTTGCAGGGCGACGGCGAGATGGACGGCACGGGCGTGGAGGTGCCCCTGGACGTGACCTTCACGCTGGACCTTATCAAGGGCAAGACCATCGAGTGGCCGCGCTTCGAGAGCGACACCCACCTCATGACGGCCGGCAACCTGCGCCCGCTCGACCAGGCCGTGCAGCACGCCACGTCCGAAATGGTGCGCTGGCTCGAAGTCGACTACGGCCTGACGACGCGCGAGGCCCATCTGCTGCTCGGCCGCATGGTCGAATACGACCTGGGCAACATGTTCGACCCCGCCTACACCATGATCTGCAAGCTGCGGAAGGACGTGCTGCGCGAGGTGGCGGGCCGCTAG
- a CDS encoding aspartate aminotransferase family protein: protein MLETTTRDALVSADIEHLIHQLTRAGHHARTGPVIVESASGATLRLADGREVLDGTSGLWCVNLGHGRAELADAAADQMRRLAFAHTSSGFSHLPAIELAARLARLTPGDLTAAYFTSGGAEANETAFKFARYYWRLRGQPDKALVLSHARGYHGLTHGAASATGLTEYHGVFGELAEGFDKVPPPYPYRWDEYGPADIDVDEIASADAVARRIEEVGPERVAAVIMEPVLGTGGVIVPPDGYLRAVREICDRYDVLMIADEVITGFGRTGAWFGSQHEDVVPDMMTFAKGVTSGYLPLGGVMLRQHLRDAMREAPGDPPLMHVFTYSGHPVPCAVALANLEILENEGIVDGVAAKGRRLRQRLDELHDLPEVGDIRSAGLMSGVELVRDQDTREPYHVGDRPTAVAAAALERGLATRALLGGTMQLAPPLIISDEQIDRAVEILAESIIATR from the coding sequence ATGCTTGAAACGACGACGCGCGACGCGCTGGTGTCGGCGGATATTGAGCACCTGATCCATCAACTCACGCGCGCCGGTCACCACGCGCGCACGGGTCCGGTCATCGTCGAGTCCGCCAGCGGCGCCACGCTGCGGCTGGCCGACGGGCGGGAGGTTCTGGACGGCACCTCGGGCCTGTGGTGCGTCAACTTGGGCCATGGCCGCGCCGAGCTGGCCGATGCGGCGGCGGATCAGATGCGCCGCTTGGCCTTTGCCCACACGTCAAGCGGGTTTTCCCACCTGCCGGCCATCGAGCTGGCCGCGCGACTGGCCCGGCTGACTCCCGGCGATCTCACCGCGGCCTACTTCACCTCCGGCGGCGCCGAGGCAAACGAGACCGCTTTCAAGTTCGCACGCTACTACTGGCGCTTGCGGGGACAGCCGGACAAGGCGCTGGTGCTATCGCACGCACGCGGGTATCACGGCCTCACCCACGGGGCGGCATCAGCCACCGGGCTCACCGAATACCACGGAGTCTTCGGCGAGCTGGCGGAAGGCTTTGACAAGGTGCCGCCGCCATATCCCTATCGCTGGGACGAGTACGGCCCGGCCGACATCGACGTTGACGAGATCGCCAGTGCCGATGCCGTGGCGCGGCGGATCGAGGAGGTCGGGCCGGAGCGCGTGGCCGCCGTGATTATGGAGCCCGTGCTCGGCACCGGCGGCGTGATCGTGCCGCCGGACGGCTACTTGCGCGCGGTGCGCGAGATCTGCGATCGGTACGACGTGCTCATGATCGCGGACGAGGTGATCACGGGCTTTGGTCGCACGGGCGCCTGGTTCGGCTCGCAGCACGAGGACGTGGTCCCCGACATGATGACGTTTGCCAAGGGCGTCACCAGCGGCTACCTGCCCCTGGGCGGCGTGATGCTGCGACAGCATCTGCGCGACGCGATGCGCGAGGCGCCGGGCGACCCGCCCCTCATGCACGTCTTCACCTATTCGGGACACCCCGTGCCGTGCGCCGTGGCGCTGGCGAACCTCGAGATTCTCGAAAACGAGGGCATCGTCGACGGCGTGGCGGCCAAGGGTCGCCGCTTGCGCCAACGCCTAGACGAGCTGCACGACCTGCCCGAGGTTGGCGACATCCGGTCGGCGGGCCTCATGTCCGGGGTGGAGCTGGTGCGCGACCAGGACACCCGGGAGCCCTACCACGTCGGCGACCGGCCGACCGCCGTGGCCGCGGCGGCGCTGGAACGCGGGCTCGCCACGCGCGCCTTGCTGGGCGGAACCATGCAGCTTGCGCCGCCCCTGATCATCAGCGACGAGCAGATCGACCGCGCGGTGGAAATCCTGGCGGAGTCCATCATCGCCACGCGCTGA
- a CDS encoding OB-fold domain-containing protein — translation MTSPPRLTVYRCPDDGHLVMARGDACPTCGRPDLEPHEIPGDGRIVVWTTIYIPPTRYAGEAPYTVVIVELDCGLRTMGRLIGNAGLELGAHVRLRRVDRERGPIFEPVDPV, via the coding sequence GTGACTAGTCCGCCGCGGCTCACGGTCTATCGCTGTCCCGACGACGGCCACCTGGTCATGGCGCGCGGCGATGCCTGCCCCACGTGCGGGCGCCCCGACCTCGAGCCACACGAGATCCCCGGTGACGGACGGATCGTCGTCTGGACGACGATTTACATTCCCCCCACGCGCTATGCCGGCGAAGCCCCCTACACGGTGGTGATCGTCGAGCTCGATTGCGGCTTGCGCACCATGGGGCGCCTGATTGGCAACGCCGGACTCGAGCTGGGCGCCCACGTTCGATTGCGCCGCGTCGACCGCGAGCGCGGCCCAATCTTCGAGCCAGTCGATCCGGTGTAA
- a CDS encoding phytanoyl-CoA dioxygenase family protein, translated as MDPSCLAHVLTDDERASFDAEGYLVVEGALSDAEVAALNAVLDRLRDANRLASPERYAGIDQRVLHLGFITLDPAFMDLIDHPRLFPKVWGILGPNIYLYSTHLIITPPQADEFDPARDTLNWHQDSSWMGRDMPEISVPARLSVKVAYLLTDHSQPGSANLWVLPGAHTQSSIGVPPDGQGQPAGAIPVCAPAGSAVIFDRRLWHDGSPNAAPWSRRALFYGYGYRWIRRRDKDAMPVPPDLLADTGPIRRQLLDYPSEGHEPLQYIGGESPLRDWLQQHGQLA; from the coding sequence ATGGACCCGAGCTGCCTGGCGCATGTGCTGACGGACGACGAACGGGCCTCCTTCGACGCCGAGGGCTACCTGGTGGTCGAAGGCGCGCTGAGCGACGCGGAGGTTGCGGCGCTCAACGCGGTGCTCGATCGGCTGCGCGACGCCAACCGGCTGGCATCGCCCGAACGCTACGCCGGCATCGACCAACGCGTGCTGCACCTCGGCTTCATCACGCTCGATCCGGCATTCATGGACCTGATCGACCATCCCCGGCTGTTCCCCAAAGTCTGGGGAATCCTTGGGCCGAACATCTATCTCTACAGCACCCACCTCATCATCACGCCGCCGCAGGCCGACGAGTTCGATCCCGCGCGGGACACCCTCAACTGGCACCAGGATTCGAGCTGGATGGGCCGGGACATGCCGGAAATCTCCGTGCCGGCGCGGCTGTCGGTGAAGGTCGCGTATCTCCTCACCGATCACTCCCAGCCTGGCAGCGCCAACCTGTGGGTGCTGCCGGGCGCTCACACGCAGTCCTCCATCGGAGTGCCGCCGGACGGCCAGGGCCAGCCCGCCGGCGCGATCCCAGTCTGCGCGCCTGCCGGCAGCGCGGTCATCTTTGACCGGCGGCTATGGCACGACGGTAGCCCCAACGCCGCGCCGTGGTCGCGCCGAGCGCTGTTCTACGGCTATGGCTATCGCTGGATTCGGCGGCGCGACAAGGATGCAATGCCAGTTCCGCCAGATTTGCTGGCGGACACCGGTCCGATCCGTCGGCAACTGCTGGACTACCCGAGCGAGGGCCACGAGCCCCTCCAATACATCGGCGGCGAGTCGCCGCTGCGAGACTGGTTGCAGCAGCACGGTCAGCTTGCCTAG
- a CDS encoding NAD(P)/FAD-dependent oxidoreductase — MSQRSPEVPFDVLVIGCGPAGTQAAVSAAHQMRHVALIDGGAVSLRRGRHFWSKSVEFVDAPVFPGITGPAFNRALKEWTEAQPEQEVTIDGEARHIGIRRIPGYVTDVERAPDGTLAVTMSTAMLPRNGGTPPTETVRARTVVVASGFEDAWPDIEIESSAERAYARYGVVFRFAGNHRGWHVCVRCDGHLHTDQELAIVGVGDYIFDVVHGAQDFTHRMTVLTNGRPHGMSEAVLAEMERRGVRLETERIEAHIGSGRDLLGLRLADGRELFFDGFFVDEGLVPNDEFLAGFSPQHDDEGFLVCDEDHRVLDIYGNPIPGIWACGDIVAGERNLIASAFASGQDAGLEASDSLRRWAPVK, encoded by the coding sequence ATGAGTCAGCGTTCGCCGGAAGTCCCATTCGACGTCTTGGTGATCGGGTGCGGCCCCGCCGGCACCCAGGCCGCCGTGAGCGCCGCACACCAGATGCGGCACGTGGCGCTGATCGACGGCGGGGCCGTGAGCCTGCGACGCGGCCGGCACTTCTGGTCGAAATCGGTCGAGTTCGTGGACGCGCCGGTGTTCCCGGGCATCACCGGACCGGCGTTCAACCGCGCGCTCAAGGAGTGGACCGAGGCGCAGCCGGAACAAGAGGTCACCATCGACGGCGAGGCGCGGCACATCGGCATTCGCCGCATCCCCGGCTACGTCACGGATGTCGAAAGGGCCCCGGACGGCACGCTGGCGGTGACCATGTCGACGGCGATGCTGCCGCGCAACGGCGGGACCCCACCCACGGAGACGGTCCGGGCGCGCACGGTGGTGGTGGCCTCGGGGTTCGAGGACGCCTGGCCCGACATCGAGATCGAATCCTCGGCGGAGCGCGCCTACGCGCGCTATGGCGTCGTGTTTCGCTTTGCCGGCAACCATCGCGGCTGGCACGTCTGCGTTCGCTGCGACGGGCACCTGCACACCGACCAAGAGCTCGCCATCGTCGGTGTGGGGGACTATATCTTCGACGTCGTGCACGGCGCCCAGGACTTCACCCACCGCATGACCGTGCTGACCAACGGGCGACCCCACGGCATGTCGGAGGCGGTGTTGGCGGAAATGGAGCGCCGGGGCGTGCGGCTCGAAACCGAGCGGATCGAAGCCCACATCGGCAGCGGACGCGACCTGCTGGGGCTACGCCTGGCCGACGGCCGCGAGCTTTTCTTCGACGGATTCTTCGTCGACGAGGGACTCGTGCCCAACGACGAGTTCCTGGCCGGCTTCTCGCCGCAGCACGACGATGAGGGGTTCCTGGTGTGCGACGAGGACCACCGGGTGTTGGATATTTACGGCAATCCGATCCCCGGCATCTGGGCCTGCGGTGACATCGTGGCCGGCGAGCGCAATCTCATCGCGTCCGCCTTTGCCAGCGGGCAGGACGCGGGTCTGGAAGCCAGCGACAGTCTGCGCCGGTGGGCGCCGGTCAAGTGA
- a CDS encoding thiolase domain-containing protein: MRDVSIAGVGSTSFGKLPDGGIVELATDACRDALADSGIPRERVQALYLGNFIGERLADQGALAPIVARRLGLDGIPATKVEAACASGGIALRHGYLTVTAGIHDVVLVAGVEKMSNIPTGDVTAALATAGDEGLEMRTGLTFPGAFAMVMQAHMARFGTSRDQIAAVSVKNHDNGAANPKAQFRKPTTVEEVVNSRFVAEPLRLFDCPPISDGAAAAVVCTAAIARQHTTRSVRILASGHGSGPVALSGMDDLTSFPATVRAASEAFGQAGLGPGAVDVAEVHDCFTIAELVATEDLGLVARGDSGRAVEAGETALGGRLPVNPSGGLIAKGHPVGASGVGQVYDLALQLRGEAANQVAGARIGLAHSMGGCGAAATVHILARD, translated from the coding sequence TTGCGCGACGTAAGCATCGCCGGCGTCGGCTCGACGTCGTTCGGCAAGCTGCCGGACGGCGGGATCGTCGAGCTGGCTACCGATGCGTGTCGGGACGCGCTGGCGGACAGCGGGATTCCGCGCGAGCGGGTGCAGGCGCTGTACCTCGGCAATTTCATCGGCGAACGTTTGGCCGATCAAGGAGCGCTGGCGCCCATCGTGGCGCGTCGACTGGGTCTCGACGGGATACCGGCGACCAAGGTCGAGGCCGCCTGCGCGTCCGGGGGTATCGCCCTGCGCCACGGCTACCTCACCGTCACCGCGGGCATCCACGATGTCGTGCTCGTGGCCGGGGTCGAGAAGATGTCGAACATCCCCACCGGCGACGTCACCGCCGCTCTCGCCACCGCCGGTGACGAGGGCCTGGAGATGCGCACCGGGCTCACCTTTCCAGGCGCCTTTGCCATGGTCATGCAGGCGCATATGGCGCGATTTGGCACGTCGCGGGACCAGATTGCCGCCGTCTCGGTCAAGAACCACGACAACGGCGCGGCCAATCCAAAGGCCCAATTCCGCAAGCCGACAACGGTCGAGGAGGTCGTGAACTCGCGGTTCGTGGCCGAGCCGCTGCGGCTGTTCGACTGTCCGCCCATCAGCGACGGCGCGGCGGCGGCGGTGGTCTGCACGGCAGCCATCGCCCGGCAGCACACCACGCGAAGCGTGCGCATCCTCGCATCGGGCCACGGTTCCGGACCGGTGGCACTGAGCGGCATGGACGATCTGACGAGCTTTCCGGCCACGGTGCGCGCGGCGTCCGAGGCGTTCGGGCAGGCGGGACTCGGCCCCGGCGCGGTGGACGTGGCCGAGGTGCACGACTGCTTCACGATCGCGGAGCTGGTGGCGACCGAGGACCTGGGTCTGGTTGCGCGCGGCGACAGCGGACGCGCGGTTGAGGCTGGCGAAACAGCACTAGGCGGCCGCTTGCCGGTCAATCCCAGCGGCGGGCTCATCGCCAAGGGCCATCCGGTGGGCGCCAGCGGCGTCGGACAGGTCTACGATCTCGCGCTGCAGCTGCGCGGTGAGGCCGCCAATCAGGTCGCCGGGGCTCGGATCGGCCTCGCGCACAGCATGGGCGGCTGCGGCGCGGCGGCCACGGTTCACATCCTGGCCCGTGACTAG
- a CDS encoding YifB family Mg chelatase-like AAA ATPase — MLAKVHSCALVGLDGVLVDVEVDVAQGLPAYTIVGLPDAAVQEARERTRAAIRNSGAVFPNRRLTVNLAPADVRKVGPVHDLSIASAILAATGQLGDITENRAVFLGELSLDGALRHTDGILPMVAEARAAGMERAFVPAMNGAEAAVVSGIEVLPVSSLQQLIAHFIGLIQIEPLPATQTTVDRSSYPVDLADVRGQAHVKRALEIAAAGAHNVLMIGPPGAGKTLLARCVPSILPPLGLEEAIEVTKIYSVAGLIPQRTSLIAERPFRAPHHTVSHVGLVGGGVTPQPGEISLAHRGVLFLDEFPEFSRQSLEALRQPLEDGTVSVVRANYSVTLPARLMLVAAMNPSPGGYAEGGDGDSTMADAARRYRRRISGPLLDRIDVYVEVPQIPYEDMAGGDRGESSEVVRQRVEACRDVQARRLNPHDLRVNAEITARLVPELCVIDKRAESLLRGAHDRMGLSGRGHHRTLKLARTIADLDGAEVIGAAHVAEALQYRARLDDG, encoded by the coding sequence ATGCTTGCCAAGGTCCATAGCTGCGCGCTGGTGGGCCTTGACGGCGTGCTCGTGGATGTCGAGGTCGACGTAGCCCAGGGACTGCCCGCCTACACCATCGTCGGTCTGCCCGACGCCGCAGTGCAGGAGGCGCGGGAGCGCACGCGCGCGGCGATTCGCAACAGCGGCGCCGTATTTCCGAACCGCCGCCTCACCGTCAACCTGGCGCCGGCGGACGTGCGCAAGGTCGGACCGGTGCACGACCTGTCCATCGCGTCCGCCATCCTGGCCGCCACCGGACAGCTGGGCGACATCACGGAGAACCGCGCGGTGTTCCTGGGCGAGCTGTCGCTGGACGGCGCGCTGCGCCACACGGACGGCATTCTGCCGATGGTGGCCGAGGCGCGGGCGGCGGGCATGGAGCGCGCGTTCGTCCCCGCCATGAACGGGGCCGAGGCGGCGGTGGTCAGCGGCATCGAGGTGCTGCCGGTGAGCTCGCTGCAGCAACTCATCGCGCACTTCATCGGACTGATCCAGATCGAACCGCTGCCGGCCACCCAGACAACCGTCGATCGCTCCAGCTACCCGGTCGATCTCGCCGACGTGCGCGGACAGGCCCACGTGAAGCGGGCGCTGGAGATCGCGGCCGCCGGCGCGCACAACGTGCTGATGATCGGTCCGCCCGGGGCCGGCAAGACGCTGCTGGCCCGCTGCGTGCCGTCGATCCTGCCGCCGCTGGGATTGGAAGAGGCCATCGAGGTAACCAAGATCTACAGCGTCGCCGGCCTGATCCCCCAGCGGACGTCACTGATCGCCGAACGACCCTTTCGCGCGCCGCATCACACGGTGTCCCACGTGGGCCTGGTCGGTGGCGGCGTGACGCCGCAGCCGGGGGAAATCAGCCTGGCGCACCGGGGCGTGCTGTTCCTGGATGAGTTTCCGGAGTTCAGCCGGCAGTCGCTCGAAGCGCTGCGTCAGCCGCTGGAGGACGGCACCGTCAGCGTGGTGCGCGCCAACTACTCGGTCACTCTGCCCGCTCGCCTCATGCTGGTGGCGGCCATGAACCCTTCGCCCGGCGGCTACGCCGAAGGCGGGGACGGCGACTCGACCATGGCCGACGCCGCGCGGCGCTATCGACGCCGCATCTCCGGTCCGCTGCTGGACCGCATCGACGTGTATGTCGAAGTGCCCCAGATTCCCTATGAGGACATGGCGGGCGGCGACCGCGGCGAGTCGTCGGAGGTGGTGCGGCAGCGCGTGGAAGCCTGCCGGGATGTCCAGGCGAGACGCCTCAACCCGCACGATCTGCGGGTAAATGCCGAGATCACGGCGCGCCTCGTGCCGGAGCTCTGCGTGATCGACAAGCGCGCCGAGTCCCTGCTGCGCGGCGCGCACGACCGGATGGGCCTGAGCGGGCGCGGGCATCACCGCACGCTCAAGCTGGCCCGCACCATCGCCGACCTGGACGGCGCGGAAGTGATCGGCGCGGCCCACGTGGCCGAGGCGCTGCAATACCGCGCCCGCCTCGACGACGGCTAG
- a CDS encoding PmoA family protein, whose product MSEELDTDMEHFSVTTEQIDLPSTATPQARRVAVAWRGRPICAFTQGLHRCYLYPLYSPAGVPLTAESPVDHPHHDSVTVGADMVIAKFPPLTPAISPLTESGTYNLYANNVFQGRSPGRTWSVDVNATELAPDHLRVVQTVEWQGPEEWGAADGRRVLAVETRITDIRPGDVVNTVDIRSQLRPTEWDLTLGPTRHAYFTVRLAYGLRVVDGGTLIDAEGRRGGAAITNQASAWVDASGAAPHGSRAGLTVLGHASTAHVPWVAYDWGTVNVNPFAREAATVQRGDMLDLGIRLLAHEGDAGEVDIAAHAAELAVETAAGASISRAASRP is encoded by the coding sequence GTGAGCGAGGAATTGGACACGGACATGGAGCACTTCTCGGTCACGACGGAGCAAATCGACCTGCCCAGCACGGCCACGCCGCAGGCGCGCCGCGTAGCTGTTGCCTGGCGCGGACGGCCCATCTGCGCCTTCACGCAAGGCCTGCACCGGTGCTATCTGTACCCGCTGTATTCGCCCGCCGGCGTGCCGCTGACCGCCGAAAGTCCCGTCGATCATCCGCACCACGACTCGGTCACGGTCGGCGCGGACATGGTCATAGCCAAGTTTCCACCGCTGACGCCAGCAATATCGCCGCTGACGGAGTCCGGCACCTACAACCTCTATGCCAACAACGTGTTTCAAGGCCGCTCGCCGGGCCGCACCTGGTCCGTGGACGTCAATGCCACCGAGCTCGCCCCCGATCACCTGCGCGTCGTGCAGACAGTCGAATGGCAGGGACCGGAGGAGTGGGGAGCAGCGGACGGCCGGCGCGTTCTCGCCGTGGAGACCAGGATCACGGACATCCGCCCTGGCGATGTCGTCAACACGGTCGACATCCGGTCGCAGCTGCGGCCCACCGAGTGGGACCTGACCCTCGGGCCGACCCGCCACGCCTACTTCACCGTGCGGCTGGCCTATGGCCTGCGCGTGGTCGACGGCGGCACCCTCATCGACGCCGAAGGTCGCCGCGGCGGGGCGGCGATTACCAATCAGGCGTCCGCCTGGGTGGATGCGTCGGGTGCGGCGCCGCACGGCTCCAGGGCGGGCCTGACTGTCCTGGGTCACGCCTCCACGGCGCACGTGCCTTGGGTGGCGTACGACTGGGGCACCGTAAACGTGAACCCGTTTGCCCGCGAGGCCGCCACCGTGCAGCGAGGCGACATGCTAGACCTTGGCATTCGGCTGCTCGCGCACGAAGGCGACGCCGGTGAGGTGGACATTGCGGCCCACGCCGCCGAGCTCGCGGTCGAAACCGCCGCCGGTGCTAGCATTTCGCGAGCGGCCAGCCGCCCCTAG